The genomic DNA GATGTTTGCAGTATGTATACCTTTTCAAAAGCGGCCATCAACGGCATTAAGGCGTTAACGGATGTGAAAGTAGAGACAGTTACAGAGGTTAGCGCTGAAGAGGGTGGTGTTGAGGAATCTTATGAGCTGAGTTGCTTAAAGATACTGTCGACATTTGGCATTAAACAACACCCTTGGCGTCGTGGCTTATCAGAGTGTATTAAGAAAAAATTCACCAGTGATAGCGCTTTAAATGAACCAATGGGTGATTAAACCTAAAGATTTTAAGAAATAACCCGATCTATAGTAGATCATCCACTGTTTTATAGGAAAGCGAGCTTAATGGCGACCCATGATTTATCGAAGCTGCGCCTTGCTGCTGGCTTAAATATTAATATCGAGCTGCCCGACGTAGACGAAAAGCGTTATTTAGGTACTCTTATCGGCTATGTGTCTGATCGTTCGGTGCTGGTAACTACACCCATGCTGGGAGAAAACCGTCCACTCTTGCTGCGGAAAGATCAAACCGTGGTGTGTCGATTCTTTTCTCATAAGGTTGCTTGTGCGTTCAGTGCGCAAGTTGTGCATTTGTGTACTACCCCTATTCACTATATTCACTTGGGCTGGCCTCGCCAGGTTGAGGTGGGTACCGTTCGAAAATCTGAGCGCGTTGTAGCAAATTTGAAGGTTTCAGTGGTCAATCAAACCGATGTCGACTGGCAGCGCGGCGCTGGGGCCGTGGTGGATTTATCGACAACCGGAGCTAAACTAGAATGCCTTGAGCCAGTTGGTGCTATTGGTGACGTGATTTTAATTAGCGGAAAAGTAGTGGTGGGGCATGTGACGCGATTAATCTCTATCGAAGCGACTATACGAGCGGAGTTGAATAAATTTGAAGTAGCAAACTCAACCGCCGCTTATGGAATTGAGTTTAAGTATGTTTCCGATATCGATTTTTTAGCCCTGCAAGCTTTCGTGAACAGTCAGATTGCCAATGGAGCAGGTCGATAATTAACCGCTGCTTAAAAGTCTCGCTTAACCGATAACGCGGCCAGTGCCTTCATTGCCTGCTTGTAATCTGACTCCGGAAAAGCATCTAAAGCTAGTTTAGCTTGTTCTGCATGGTGTTCGGCTTTGGCAATTGTATATTCGAGAGAACCGCAGCGATTCATAATGGACATGACCTCATTCAGTTGGTCTAAACTGCCCTTACGAATACAGCTGCGGATGAGTTGGCGTTCATCTTCACTGCAGTTTGCCATCGCATGAATAGTGGGCAGGGTCGGTTTGCCTTCAGCTAGGTCGTCGCCCACGTTTTTTCCGAGCTTTTCGGCTTCACCAGAATAATCCAGAACATCATCAATAAGCTGAAAAGCTAACCCTAAATGCAACCCGTAATTGGCTAGGGCAGTAGTTTGGTCTTTCGGTGAGTCGGCAATGAGTCCAGCGCATTCACCGCATGCTTGAAACAAGATGGCCGTTTTACCCTTAATGACTTCGAGATACTGCGCCTCACTGGCATCTGGATTGCGCACATTGGTCAGCTGCAGTACTTCACCTTCGGCTATTTTGCGGGTAGTCGCAGCTAACGTATCCATCACGCCCAGTTGGCCAATTTTAACTAACAGTTCAAATGCGCGGGCATAAAGAAAATCACCCACCAAAACACTGGCTGCATTGCCCCATTGGGCATTGGCGGTAGGTTTGCCTCGGCGCATATCAGAGGTGTCCACTACATCATCATGTAACAAGGTAGCGGTATGTAGAAATTCAATTACGGTGGCTAATTGGTGTTGCTGAGTGCCTTGGCTATTAGTTAAGCCCGCCGCCAGCAGCACAATTGTCGGCCGTAAGCGCTTGCCGCCACTGGATATAATGTGGTCTGCAATCTTCTCAACCATGGGAACATTAGAAACTAACTGTTGGTGTATGGTGTCGTTTACTGCACTAAAGTCGCCGGCAATGACAGCGTGAATTTCTTTATGATCCATGTGAGTTTAAATTCTATTTAAAGGCTAATAATGCGCGATGCTAGGGAGGCGCGCGCGCGCTGTCAAGCTTGCTAAAAAACGGCTTGCAAGTAGTGGGATAACTCCGTATTATACGCCGCCCAATCAGTTTGACTCATTCCCTGCCATAGGGTGCCCAACAGCGTGGCGTCGCCTTTAGAAACAGGTAGTAATGACAGAGTGAGATTGGGGTAATTAAAATCTTTGGAGAATAAAGATGTACGCTGTAATCGTATCTGGCGGTAAGCAATACCGCGTAGCAGAAGGCCAAACGGTCAAGCTAGAAAAAATTGAAGCGGAAACGGGCTCAACGTTCGATTTCGAAAAAGTGCTATTAGTTGCAGATGGCGACAAGGTAAGCTTAGGCCAGCCTGTTGTTAAAGGCGCTAAAGTGACTGCTGAAATTATCGCTCAAGGTCGTCACAAGAAAGTGAAGATCATGAAGTTCAAGCGTCGTAAGCACCACATGAAGCAAATGGGCCACCGTCAGTGGTTCACTGAAGTTAAAATTACTGGTATCAAGGCATAACGGAGATTTCTCATGGCTCATAAGAAAGCTGGTGGTAGTACTAGAAACGGTCGTGACTCGGTCAGTAAACGACTTGGTGTAAAGGCCTTTGGTGGCGAATCTGTAAGCGCAGGTTCAATTATCGTTCGTCAACGTGGTACTCGTTTCCACGCAGGTGACAACGTAGGTTGTGGTAAAGACCACACCTTGTTTGCGAAAGCAGACGGTAAGGTAGAATTTGTTGTTAAAGGTTCAAGCAATCGTAAGTTTGTAAACATCGTCGCTTAATTAGCGAAACAACATTGAAAGCCTCGCCGCGTGCGGGGCTTTTTGCGTTTTAACTCTGGTTTTTTACGCCTGTGGTTAAAGGCAAAGCACAATAACTTATAAATATAGAGGCGCCGTGAACCCATCCATGGGGGCTCAGCTGCTGCATCCATGCAGCAGATGCTCTATATTTATAAGTTATCGTGCTTTTCATACAGTTATATCAACTAAATTGTATCGAAAGCACTACTGTATTTAGAGTGTTGTGTGATTCATTGGTAAGGTGTTTGCGACATGGATGTCGCATCCAAGCCCCCATGGATGGGTTTACGGCGTCCTTATCAATGGATTACGCAACGCTCGGGTCAGCCACGAAAAGCTGTCAAACCAAACCGTAAAAGAGATAAAGATCATGAAATTTGTAGATGAAGCCACCATTGCAGTTGAAGCCGGTAAAGGCGGAAAGGGCTGCGTTAGTTTCCGTCGCGAAAAATACATCGCGAAAGGCGGGCCTGATGGTGGAGATGGCGGTTTTGGTGGCAATGTTTGGGTTGTGGCCGATGAGAACGTTAATACGTTAATCGATTATCGATTTGTGCGTCGCTATAAAGCCGAAAATGGCCAGCAGGGCATGGGTTCTGATATGACTGGCCGAAAAGGCGAAGACGTTACCTTAGTTGTACCCGTGGGTACAACCGTGATTGATGTCGATACTGACGAAGTGTTGGTCGATTTAAAAACAGCCGGCGAAAAGTTTATGGTTGCCGAAGGCGGCGCTCGCGGTATTGGTAATACGCGTTTTAAATCGAGTACTAACCGGGCTCCTCGTCAATCAACGCCAGGCAAAGAAGGCGAGAGTCGAAACATTAAATTCGAATTGAAAGTATTGGCCGATGTTGGTTTGTTAGGTTTACCGAATGCCGGTAAATCGACTTTAATTCGTAGCGTCAGCTCAGCGAAACCTAAAGTCGCTGACTACCCATTTACTACCATGATTCCAAACCTTGGGGTAGTGCGTGTTGATGCATTGCGCTCATTCGTCATGGCCGATATTCCTGGTCTTATCGAAGGGGCTTCTGAAGGTGCTGGCTTAGGTATACGGTTCTTAAAGCACTTAGTAAGAACTCGCGTGCTTTTGCATGTTGTTGATATGTTCCCGTTCGATGAATCTACACCCGCCAACAACGCCTTAGCCATTGCTAATGAGCTAGAAGCCTTTAGCCCAACGCTTGCGCAGCGTGAACGATGGTTAGTGCTGAACAAAATGGACATGGTGCCGGCCGATGAACAGCAAGCTCGCGTTGACTCAGTCATCGAAGCACTAAACTGGGAAGGCCCTGTGTATCAAATCTCGGCAATATCGGGTGAAGGTACTAAGCAGCTTGCTAGCGATTTAATGGTTTGGCTTGAAGAGCGTCGTGAGCAACTGGCTAACGATCCTGAGCTTGCAGAAGAAGACGAAGAGCAGCGAGCGCAAGTTGAAGAAGAAGCACGAGAACGAATTGAAATGCTGTCTAATAAGCGTCGTAAAGATAAGCTAGCAAAAGCCGAAGACGACGATGATGAAGATGACGACGACCACGATGTTGAGTTAGTCTATACCCCATAAATTTATAAAAAGGAAAGACAGTGGTGGCGGGAAACGCTAAAGCCAGACTGACAAAAGGAACGCGCTGGGTTGTTAAAATTGGCTCAGCACTGCTTACCAACGATGGTAAAGGGCTCGATTTAGCGCGAATTGCGCAATGGACCGAGCAGATGGCTGCACTCAAGCAGCAAGGCATCGAAATAGTACTGGTGTCTTCTGGAGCAGTTGCGGCCGGTATGTCGAGATTAGGGTGGCAAGAACGCCCTAATTCAATGGAGCAATTACAAGCGGCGGCCGCAGTCGGGCAAACGAAGTTAGTGCAAACTTACGAGAATGCATTTGCGCGCCACGACCTGCACACAGCGCAAATTCTGTTAACCCATGAAGACCTCTCCGACCGAAAACGCTATTTAAATGCTCGAAATACCTTGCGAGCATTACTTGATTTGCCTGTCATTCCTATTGTGAATGAGAACGACACCGTCGTGACCGATGAAATAAAGTTCGGTGATAACGATACACTCGGTGCGCTCGTAACAAACCTAGTGGAAGCCGATGCTCTCATATTATTGACCGATCAAGACGGCCTTTACGATGCCGACCCACGAAGCAACCCCGAAGCTAAATTAATAGAGCAAGCCACAGCAACCGACGCCAAGTTAGTCGCCGTCGCTGGCGATGGTGGCAAGTTAGGCCGTGGTGGCATGGCCACTAAAGTAAGAGCGGCTCAACTGGCCGCGCGCTCAGGTGCTGTCACTGTAATTGCTGGGGGCCGTATCGAGAATGTCTTAACAAGATTAAGATTGGGCGAGCAAGTAGGTACTCACTTATCCCCTGAACTAGAGCCAATAGCCGCGCGTAAACAATGGTTAGCCGGCCACTTGCAAACTAAAGGTGAAATAACCCTCGATGATGGCGCTGTAAACGCCTTGCTTGAAAAAGGTAAAAGTTTACTTGCCGTGGGTGTTAACAATATCAAAGGTCAATTTCATCGTGGTGAATGCGTTGCCATTCTCGACAGCAAGGGTAATACGTTAGCTCGTGGATTGGTTAATTACGATGTCGATGAAGCTTTTAAAATCATGGGTAAACCGACGTCTGAAATAGACAGCATTTTGGGTTATTTGAACGAGCCTGAATTGATTCATCGAGATAACCTCGTATTGCTTTAGGAGCAAAAAAAATGAAACGGTGTGCATGGTGTGGCGAAGACGAACAATATCAAAACTATCATGACACCGTATGGGGTCGAGCAGAATACGACAGCCAAGAACTGTTTAAAAAGCTATGCCTCGATGGTCAGCAAGCTGGACTCAGCTGGATAACTATTTTACGCAAGCAAGCGAATTACGAAGCGGCATTTTTTAATTTTGATCCCGTAAAAATGGCCGCGATGACCGATGAAGACCTTGCCGAACAAATGCACAACGCTGGCATTGTTCGCAATAAACTCAAAATAGAATCGTTGCGCCGTAACGCCCGCGCTTACTTAGCAATGGAAGCAGCAGGGCAGCCATTTAACGAGTTTATCTGGAGTTTTACCGGTGGAAAAACAATCGATAACGCGCTCAAAGATATGAGTGACTACCCAACAGAATCGAAAGAAAGCCAAGCTATGTCGAAAGCGTTGAAAAAGCATGGGTTTAATTTTGTCGGCCCAACTATTTGTTATGCATTTATGCAGGCCGTTGGCATTATTAACGACCACCTAACGGATTGCCATGTTTACCAAGAATGCAAAGCCCTAGCGAGAGCATAATGGCGGCCGAGTTCCGCTATGTGGTGCCCCATAAATTTTCCGGAATAACCGTTCAGCAAAGCATTTTAGATTGCTTTCCTTTTCGAGAAACAGAAACCTTACTGGCTATGCTTGATTATTCAAGCCTTAAGGTAAATTTACAGCCTGCCAAGCTAGAAGATTTACTCACGGTGAATGATGAGCTTTGCTATCGATTAAATAACTACCATGAGCCCGAAGTAAATACTGATTGGCATTTATTGTGGGAAGGCGATGAAATTATTGCCGTTCACAAACCCGCAAACCTACCCGTTAGCCGCACCACCCGCAATATTTACAATACCTTAGTGCAATTAGTACGGCGTGAAAGTGATTGGCCAGATGCCCATTTATTGCATCGGTTAGATTTGGAAACATCTGGCATCGTGCTGTTGGCTAAAACAAAGGAGTGGGCTTCTAAATGGCAGCCAAAGCTCAGCAGTTTGATGGCAGAAAAGACTTACCACGCGATTGTCTATGGAAACCCGAAATGGGATTCAACCGTGCTTGAATGTGAGTTAAGCACTCGCGCTGATAGCCCTATTCGTTGCCAAATGCATGTTTGCGACTCTGGCCAGAAAGGCAAAGCTAGTAAAACTTCATTTAAGGTGTTGCAGACATTCGAAGGTTATAGCTTGATTGAATGCCAGCTGCTCACTGGCCGAAAACATCAGATTCGCGCGCACCTAGCTCATTTAGGCCATCCTATTGTGGGCGATAAAATATACGCTCATGATGGCCAATACTACCTCAAACGTATTGAAAACCAGTTGACTGAGCAAGATGAAAACATGATACAAACAAACCATCATTTACTCAGTGCTTATAAAGTCCAGTTGCAGTTGGAAGAAGGGGTCGAACCCATTACGGTGATGGATGAAAATTTCTCGGCTACTTGGCAAACCTTTGTCTCCAAGTGCCGATTGTAATAGGACAGAATAACCACTCTGAAACATCGAGGA from Reinekea marina includes the following:
- a CDS encoding flagellar brake protein; protein product: MATHDLSKLRLAAGLNINIELPDVDEKRYLGTLIGYVSDRSVLVTTPMLGENRPLLLRKDQTVVCRFFSHKVACAFSAQVVHLCTTPIHYIHLGWPRQVEVGTVRKSERVVANLKVSVVNQTDVDWQRGAGAVVDLSTTGAKLECLEPVGAIGDVILISGKVVVGHVTRLISIEATIRAELNKFEVANSTAAYGIEFKYVSDIDFLALQAFVNSQIANGAGR
- a CDS encoding polyprenyl synthetase family protein, giving the protein MDHKEIHAVIAGDFSAVNDTIHQQLVSNVPMVEKIADHIISSGGKRLRPTIVLLAAGLTNSQGTQQHQLATVIEFLHTATLLHDDVVDTSDMRRGKPTANAQWGNAASVLVGDFLYARAFELLVKIGQLGVMDTLAATTRKIAEGEVLQLTNVRNPDASEAQYLEVIKGKTAILFQACGECAGLIADSPKDQTTALANYGLHLGLAFQLIDDVLDYSGEAEKLGKNVGDDLAEGKPTLPTIHAMANCSEDERQLIRSCIRKGSLDQLNEVMSIMNRCGSLEYTIAKAEHHAEQAKLALDAFPESDYKQAMKALAALSVKRDF
- the rplU gene encoding 50S ribosomal protein L21; this translates as MYAVIVSGGKQYRVAEGQTVKLEKIEAETGSTFDFEKVLLVADGDKVSLGQPVVKGAKVTAEIIAQGRHKKVKIMKFKRRKHHMKQMGHRQWFTEVKITGIKA
- the rpmA gene encoding 50S ribosomal protein L27, whose product is MAHKKAGGSTRNGRDSVSKRLGVKAFGGESVSAGSIIVRQRGTRFHAGDNVGCGKDHTLFAKADGKVEFVVKGSSNRKFVNIVA
- the cgtA gene encoding Obg family GTPase CgtA, which codes for MKFVDEATIAVEAGKGGKGCVSFRREKYIAKGGPDGGDGGFGGNVWVVADENVNTLIDYRFVRRYKAENGQQGMGSDMTGRKGEDVTLVVPVGTTVIDVDTDEVLVDLKTAGEKFMVAEGGARGIGNTRFKSSTNRAPRQSTPGKEGESRNIKFELKVLADVGLLGLPNAGKSTLIRSVSSAKPKVADYPFTTMIPNLGVVRVDALRSFVMADIPGLIEGASEGAGLGIRFLKHLVRTRVLLHVVDMFPFDESTPANNALAIANELEAFSPTLAQRERWLVLNKMDMVPADEQQARVDSVIEALNWEGPVYQISAISGEGTKQLASDLMVWLEERREQLANDPELAEEDEEQRAQVEEEARERIEMLSNKRRKDKLAKAEDDDDEDDDDHDVELVYTP
- the proB gene encoding glutamate 5-kinase — translated: MVAGNAKARLTKGTRWVVKIGSALLTNDGKGLDLARIAQWTEQMAALKQQGIEIVLVSSGAVAAGMSRLGWQERPNSMEQLQAAAAVGQTKLVQTYENAFARHDLHTAQILLTHEDLSDRKRYLNARNTLRALLDLPVIPIVNENDTVVTDEIKFGDNDTLGALVTNLVEADALILLTDQDGLYDADPRSNPEAKLIEQATATDAKLVAVAGDGGKLGRGGMATKVRAAQLAARSGAVTVIAGGRIENVLTRLRLGEQVGTHLSPELEPIAARKQWLAGHLQTKGEITLDDGAVNALLEKGKSLLAVGVNNIKGQFHRGECVAILDSKGNTLARGLVNYDVDEAFKIMGKPTSEIDSILGYLNEPELIHRDNLVLL
- a CDS encoding DNA-3-methyladenine glycosylase I; this encodes MKRCAWCGEDEQYQNYHDTVWGRAEYDSQELFKKLCLDGQQAGLSWITILRKQANYEAAFFNFDPVKMAAMTDEDLAEQMHNAGIVRNKLKIESLRRNARAYLAMEAAGQPFNEFIWSFTGGKTIDNALKDMSDYPTESKESQAMSKALKKHGFNFVGPTICYAFMQAVGIINDHLTDCHVYQECKALARA
- a CDS encoding RluA family pseudouridine synthase, whose product is MPCLPRMQSPSESIMAAEFRYVVPHKFSGITVQQSILDCFPFRETETLLAMLDYSSLKVNLQPAKLEDLLTVNDELCYRLNNYHEPEVNTDWHLLWEGDEIIAVHKPANLPVSRTTRNIYNTLVQLVRRESDWPDAHLLHRLDLETSGIVLLAKTKEWASKWQPKLSSLMAEKTYHAIVYGNPKWDSTVLECELSTRADSPIRCQMHVCDSGQKGKASKTSFKVLQTFEGYSLIECQLLTGRKHQIRAHLAHLGHPIVGDKIYAHDGQYYLKRIENQLTEQDENMIQTNHHLLSAYKVQLQLEEGVEPITVMDENFSATWQTFVSKCRL